From Rhodamnia argentea isolate NSW1041297 chromosome 10, ASM2092103v1, whole genome shotgun sequence, a single genomic window includes:
- the LOC115739181 gene encoding peroxisomal membrane protein 13-like isoform X1 — MASNPQPPSETFYEELKQCSSIAAAPPPKPWERSGASSGPAPFKPPSAGSTSDVVEASGTARPGEIITSTDRTTTANRNALGRPVPTRPWEQQSYGSNTYGGYGSTLNYGSGYGTGMYGGVGGMYGSSMYGNSMYRGGYGGLYGSSGAYGGGMYGGGIGGPMGGYGMGMGGPYGGQDPNGPYGEPPSPPGFWISFLRVMQGVVNFFGRISILIDQNTQAFHMFMTALLQLFDRSGMLYGELARFVLRLLGIRTKPRKVHPPGPDGLPLPGPDNPHAARGCIEKPKAAPTGSWDNVWENDASR, encoded by the exons ATGGCGTCTAATCCTCAGCCTCCTTCAG AAACATTCTATGAAGAGTTAAAACAATGTTCTTCCATTGCAGCTGCTCCCCCACCAAAACCATGGGAGAGAAGCGGTGCCTCTTCTGGTCCCGCACCTTTTAAACCGCCATCTGCTGGCAGCACCAGTGATGTGGTTGAGGCTTCAGGAACTGCAAGACCAGGAGAAATTATTACATCAACTGACAGGACTACCACTGCTAATAGGAATGCTCTGGGAAGGCCTGTTCCTACAAGGCCGTGGGAGCAGCAGAGCTACGGGAGTAATACCTATGGAG GTTATGGTTCTACTTTGAATTACGGTTCGGGTTATGGTACTGGAATGTATGGTGGAGTAGGTGGAATGTATGGCAGTAGTATGTATGGTAACTCCATGTATAGGGGAGGCTATGGAGGCCTTTATGGATCCTCAGGAGCCTATGGTGGTGGAATGTATGGTGGTGGAATTGGAGGACCAATGGGTGGCTATGGGATGGGAATGGGTGGCCCTTATGGAGGTCAAGATCCAAACGGTCCATATGGCGAGCCACCTTCTCCTCCAGGGTTTTGGATATCATTTTTACGGGTG ATGCAAGGAGTGGTAAACTTTTTCGGCCGCATTTCAATTCTTATTGACCAAAATACTCAAGCCTTCCACATGTTTATGACAGCGCTTCTTCAG CTTTTCGATCGGTCTGGAATGTTATATGGTGAGCTTGCTAGATTTGTGTTGAGGCTGCTGGGGATCAGGACAAAGCCCAGAAAAGTCCACCCACCAGGCCCTGATGGACTTCCACTTCCTGGACCGGACAATCCTCATGCCGCTCGGGGCTGCATTGAGAAACCAAAGGCCGCTCCAACTGGATCTTGGGACAATGTTTGGGAAAATGATGCCTCTAGATAA
- the LOC115739181 gene encoding peroxisomal membrane protein 13-like isoform X2 encodes MASNPQPPSAAPPPKPWERSGASSGPAPFKPPSAGSTSDVVEASGTARPGEIITSTDRTTTANRNALGRPVPTRPWEQQSYGSNTYGGYGSTLNYGSGYGTGMYGGVGGMYGSSMYGNSMYRGGYGGLYGSSGAYGGGMYGGGIGGPMGGYGMGMGGPYGGQDPNGPYGEPPSPPGFWISFLRVMQGVVNFFGRISILIDQNTQAFHMFMTALLQLFDRSGMLYGELARFVLRLLGIRTKPRKVHPPGPDGLPLPGPDNPHAARGCIEKPKAAPTGSWDNVWENDASR; translated from the exons ATGGCGTCTAATCCTCAGCCTCCTTCAG CTGCTCCCCCACCAAAACCATGGGAGAGAAGCGGTGCCTCTTCTGGTCCCGCACCTTTTAAACCGCCATCTGCTGGCAGCACCAGTGATGTGGTTGAGGCTTCAGGAACTGCAAGACCAGGAGAAATTATTACATCAACTGACAGGACTACCACTGCTAATAGGAATGCTCTGGGAAGGCCTGTTCCTACAAGGCCGTGGGAGCAGCAGAGCTACGGGAGTAATACCTATGGAG GTTATGGTTCTACTTTGAATTACGGTTCGGGTTATGGTACTGGAATGTATGGTGGAGTAGGTGGAATGTATGGCAGTAGTATGTATGGTAACTCCATGTATAGGGGAGGCTATGGAGGCCTTTATGGATCCTCAGGAGCCTATGGTGGTGGAATGTATGGTGGTGGAATTGGAGGACCAATGGGTGGCTATGGGATGGGAATGGGTGGCCCTTATGGAGGTCAAGATCCAAACGGTCCATATGGCGAGCCACCTTCTCCTCCAGGGTTTTGGATATCATTTTTACGGGTG ATGCAAGGAGTGGTAAACTTTTTCGGCCGCATTTCAATTCTTATTGACCAAAATACTCAAGCCTTCCACATGTTTATGACAGCGCTTCTTCAG CTTTTCGATCGGTCTGGAATGTTATATGGTGAGCTTGCTAGATTTGTGTTGAGGCTGCTGGGGATCAGGACAAAGCCCAGAAAAGTCCACCCACCAGGCCCTGATGGACTTCCACTTCCTGGACCGGACAATCCTCATGCCGCTCGGGGCTGCATTGAGAAACCAAAGGCCGCTCCAACTGGATCTTGGGACAATGTTTGGGAAAATGATGCCTCTAGATAA